DNA from Petropleomorpha daqingensis:
GGGCCGGGTCGGGAGCCGCCTCCCCGGCGTCCCACAGCCGCAGCGGCCGGGCGGCCAGCCGTTCCTGCACGATGGCGTCGGTGCCGAACCAGGCCTCGTCACCCGTCCACCACACCAGCGGCGCGACCGGGATCCCGGCCCGGTCCAGCGCCTGCAGCAGCGGCACCTGCCGGAGCACGTCGGTGTTCCCGCTGCGCCGCACGCCCGGCGGGGCGAACCGCACCACGAGCGACCGGACGACGGCGCCGTCCCCGTCGACGACGTCGAAGCCGAAGCTGAGCCCGGCGTTGCCGGGCATGGGCGCCAGCCCGGCCACCCGCCCGCCGGGGAGCACCTCGCGGTCGGCCCAGCGCCGCAGCCGGCCGGGCAGGTCGTCGAGCACGGCGGCGTTCAGACCGTGACCCCCGCCGCCACGAGCTCGTCGATCTCCGACTCCGCCAGGCCGAGGACCCCGGCGAGCACCTCGCGGGTGTGCTGGCCCAGGGCCGGGGAGGCCGCGGCCGGTGCCATGTCCGACAGCGAGGTCACCCAGGGCACGCCCGGCAGCGTGCGCGGGCCGATCACCGGGTGGTCGTGGGTGGTGAAGTGGCCGCGGGTGAGCAGCGGCTCGGACCGGAAGACCTCGTCGACGTGCAGCACCTGCTCGGCCGGCACGCCGGCCGCGCGCAGGGCGTCGGCGGCCTTGGCCGCGTCCTGGCGGGCCGCCCACTCCCCGACGAGCGCCTCCAGAGCCGACTCGTGCACCCGGCGGGAGCGCAGGTCGGCGAAGCGCGGGTCGGCCGCGAGCTCCGGGCCGCCGACCACCGCCGCCAGCGCCCGCCACTGGTCGTCGTCCGCGACGGAGACGACCAGCCACTCGTCGTCGCCGGCGCACGGGAAGATCCCGTGCGGGCTGCGCTCGTCGTCCCGGTTGCCGATCACCGGCGCGGCCGAGCCGACGGCCGCGTACAGCACCGGCTGCGGGAAGGCGGCGAGGCACGCCTCGAGCATCGCCGTCTCGACCCGGGTGCCGACGCCGGTCCGCCGGGCCTGCCGCACGGCGGCCACGGTGGCGATCGCGGTGTGCACCCCGGCCATCGGGTCGGGCAGCGACATGACGAAGTCGGCGGGACCGCCGCCGACCGGGCCGTTGGCCGCCGCCGTGCCGGACAGGGCGTCGATGAGCGAGCCGTAGGCCATGTGGTCGGCGTACGGCCCGCTCTCGCCGAAGCCGGTCATCGACACGGCGACCAGGCGCGGGTTGAGCTCGCGCATCTGCTCCCACGGCAGGCCCATCCGGGCCAGCGAGCCCGCGGCCATGTTGTCGACCACGACGTCGGCGGTGGCGACCAGCTGCCGCAGCAGCTGCATGCCCCGCGGCTCCCGCAGGTTGAGCGCGACGCTCTTCTTGCCCTGGTTGTACTGGTTGAAGTAGCCGGAGCGGTCGATGCCGGGGACGTCGTCGGCGAACGGTGGGAGCAGGCGGGTGACGTCGACCCGCGTCGTCGTCTCGACCCGGATCACCTCCGCGCCCAGGTGGGCCAGCTGCATCGTGGAGTACGGGCCGGCCCACACCCAGGTCAGGTCGATCACCCGCACGCCCTCGAGCGGGCGCCGCGCCGGTGGGCGGCCCTCGTGCGCGCCGGTCGCGGCGTCGTCCCACAACGACCCGGCGGGCGACTCGCCGAGCCGCGGTGCCGGCCCGCGCGGCGCCGGCCCGCCCCCGCCGAACCGCCACGCCGGCCCGGGGACGGGCAGCTCGGCGGCGCGGCTCGCGTCGGACACCCGCACCGGGTGCAGGGAGTCGCGCGCCTGCAGGTGGTCCCAGGCGAGGACGTCGGCCCCGGAGTGCACCGGCGCCGCCGGCACGCGGGCGCGGTGCGCGGCGGCGAGGAAGTCCTCCAGCGGGTAGGCGGCCAGCGCCTCGCCGAGGAACACGTCCAGGACGTCGGAGTTCGCGTCGCGGTCGGCCATCGTCGCGAAGATCTCCAGCTCCCCCCACTCCGGGCCGCCCAGCAGCTCGACCAGCCGCCGGTACTCCTCGTCCTTGGTGCACTGGATCAGCACCGTGCCGTCGGCGCAGGCGTAGAAGCCCCACGGGCCGACGCTGCGGGTGCCCTGCCGGACCGGCAGCGTGCCGGTGTAGCCGTAGCGGGACATCGCCGTCGCCAGGACGCTGGAGACCGCCGCCTGCGCCGAGACGTCGATGCGCTGACCGCGGCCGCTGCGGTCGCGCTCGACCAGCGCGCCGAGGGTCGCCAGCACCGCCGCGCACGCGGCGTGCACCGACGCCAGCTCGCCGCGGTAGCGCAGCGGCCCCGCGGTCGGGTCCGACAGGCTCCACGTGTTGACCGAGAGCAGCCCCGCGGCCGCCGACGCCAGCAGGTCGTCGGTCGGGTGCGGGCCCGGCCGCCCGATCCGGCCGAACGAGGACACGTCCACGACGAGCAGCCGGTCGTCGGCGAGCAGCTCGTCGGGCACCCAGTCGACGCCGTCGCGCGTGCTGCGCAGGACGACGTCGGCGCGGGTCACCAGCCGCGCGAGCTCGCCGTCGTCCGGCGGGGTGACCAGGACCGACCGCTTGCCGGCGTGGAAGTACGCCGCCGACACCGACAGGTCGGCGTCCGGGATCCCCCCGACGAACGGGCCGAGCGCGCGCAGCGGGTCGCCCTCCGGCCGTTCGGCCTTGACCACCTCCGCGCCCAGATCGCTCAGCAGCCGGCCGGCGTAGGCGGCGGCCAGGGTGTCCCCGCACTCGAGGACGCGCAGACCGGCGAGCGGGAGCGCCGCCGGCGTGCCAGTTGACTCCATCGTCAATTCCCTCCGACGCGCGGCACGCTACCTGCCGGAGGAGTGCGGCGGAACGCCGCCGCGACGATCAGCCGGCCGGGACCGCCTCGACCACCGGCTCGGCGGCGTCCTCGGCGGGCTCCTCGGCGCCGATCGCGCGGATCCAGACCACGGTGAGCATCTTCAGCAGCGCCTCGCGGTCGAACTCCTTGCCGAGGTTCATCCACACGTAGCAGACGTGGTCGACCATGGCCCCGAGCACCTCGGCGGTGAGCACGGGGTCCAGCGACGCGTCGGCGATGCCCTGCTGCTGCTGGTGGGCGATGCCGCGGGCCGCGCGGTCGACGAAGGCCTCGCGGACCTGCAGGCGCAGGCTCTTGAGCTCGGGGGTGAAGGTGCCCACCTGCTCGATGAGGGCGATGATCCGCGCCCGCGGCCGGTAGGAGTCGACGAAGCGCTCCATCGCGGCGAAGGCGCGCTGGTAGGGCGTGGCCGACGGGTTCGGGTGGTCGGCGTGCAGCGCGACGAGCATCTCCCCGACGACGCGGGTGGCCACCGCCTGGAACACGGCGTCCTTGGAGTCGAAGTAGGTGTAGAAGGTGCCCTGCGCGACCTTCGCCTCGGCGACGATGTCGGCCACGCGCGTGTCGAGGAATCCGCGGCGCTCGAACACCCGGGCGGCGGCGTCGAGGAGGGCCGCCTTGCGGGCCTGGCCCTTCCCGGTGAGCGGACCGGCCTCCCGGCGCTCCTGCTGACCGACGCTGGGGGCTGCTCCCGCGCCGTGGGAACGAGGTGCTACCACGACCCGCTCCCTCCCTCCTGCCTGCGAACACCGTGCGCGCGACCATCGTCGCGCGGATCGACGGCGATGGTAACGAGCCACCGTCGTCCCACAGCCGGTCGCGCGCGGGCCCGCCTCCCAACGGGTGACGCTCCCTGTGATCCAGGTCACCCGACGCGCTCCCGGCGGAGAGGCTACCGTGCCGGCATGAAAAGTGACACGCGCGTCACTAAACTCCTCGGGGTCGACGTCCCGATCCTCTCCGCGCCGATGGGTTGGGTCGCCCGGCCCGACCTCGTCGCCGCCGTCTCCGAGGCGGGCGGGATGGGCCTGGTGCCCGGCTCGCTGGCCGTCGAGCAGGTGCGTGCCGACATCGCCCGCACGCAGGAGCTCACCGACAAGCCGATCGGCGTCAACATCCCGATCGCCTTCGCCAAGGACCCCGCGGTCATCGACGTGGTGGTCGACGCGGGCATCACCTTCGTCACCACCTCGGCCGGCTCGCCGGGCAAGTACACCCCGATCCTCAAGGACGCCGGACTGACGGTCTTCCACGTCGTCCCCACCCTGTACGCCGCGCAGAAGGCGGTCGACGCCGGCGTCGACGGCCTGGTGGTCGAGGGCGTGGAGGGTGCGGGCTTCAAGAGCCCGCACGAGGTCGCCTCGATGGTGCTGCTGCCGATGATCACGCGGACGCTGGACGTGCCCGTCGTGGCCGCCGGCGGCATCGTCGACGGCGCGTCCATGCTGGCCGCCTTCGCCCTCGGCGCCGAGGGGGTGCAGATGGGCACGCGGATGCTCGCCTCCACCGAGTCCGGCGTCCACGACAACGTCAAGGACGCCGTCGTCCGAGCCACCGAGACCGACACGACGCTGCTCAACCGGCACAACCGCAAGCCGATGCGGGTGCTGCGCACCGACCTGGTCTCCCAGGTCGAGGCGGACCTGACCGATCCGGTCCCCCTGCTGCTCAAGGTGCGCGACACCTACGAGGGCGGGGACCTGTCCGCGTCGCTCCAGCAGCTGGGCCAGGTCGCCGGCCGGATCGACGAGATCCTCCCGGTGGCCGAGATCATCAGGCGCACGGTCGCCGAGTTCGAGGCGGGGCTCGAGCGGCTCACGGCGCGCCACCTCGGCGCCGCCGTCCCGGCCTGACCCGCCGGTGGCGGCCCGTCGCCCGTCCTACCGGTGGGCGGTGGTCGCCGCCCTCGGCGTGGTGCTGGGGGTCAGCGTCGGCATCTCGTTCTACGGCGTCTCGGTCTACCTGGAGGCGCTGACCCGCGGGCCGGGGGCCTTCTCCCTGGCCACGGTCTCCGCCGGCACGAGCGCCTTCCTGCTCGTCAGCGGGGTGGCCGGGCTCGGCGTGGCCGCGCTCCTCGAGCGCGTGGACGTGCGCTGGGTGCTCGCCGGTGGCGCCCTGCTGGCCGCCGGGGCACTGCTCGCGCTGGGCTCGGTCGCCACCCCGGCCGGGCTCGTGCTCGCCTACGCGGCGCTGGGCGTGGGCTTCGCGGCGACCGGCACCATCCCGGCGAGCACGCTGATCACCCGCTGGTTCCCGGAGCGGCCGGCGGTGGCGATGTCGCTGGCGTTCACCGGCCTGCCGGTGGGCGGCGCCGTCCTCACCCCGGCGATCGCGGCGCTCGTCCGCTCGCTCGGGGTGGCCGGGGCGGCCCCGTGGCTGGCCGGCGCCTACGTCGTCGGGATCGTGCCGGTGGCCGTCGCCGTCCTGCGCTCGCCGCCCGGGACCGCGGCCGGTGCGGCCGACGACGGCGGCGAGGGCGTCCGGGCGGCGCTGCGCACCCCGTGGTTCTGGCTGGCGACGACGGGGCTGATGCTCGGCATGCTGGGCCAGGTCGGGGCCCTGTCCCACCTGTTCAACGCGGTCACCGAGCGGCTCGACGCGGTCGCGGCGGCGG
Protein-coding regions in this window:
- a CDS encoding NAD(P)H-dependent flavin oxidoreductase translates to MKSDTRVTKLLGVDVPILSAPMGWVARPDLVAAVSEAGGMGLVPGSLAVEQVRADIARTQELTDKPIGVNIPIAFAKDPAVIDVVVDAGITFVTTSAGSPGKYTPILKDAGLTVFHVVPTLYAAQKAVDAGVDGLVVEGVEGAGFKSPHEVASMVLLPMITRTLDVPVVAAGGIVDGASMLAAFALGAEGVQMGTRMLASTESGVHDNVKDAVVRATETDTTLLNRHNRKPMRVLRTDLVSQVEADLTDPVPLLLKVRDTYEGGDLSASLQQLGQVAGRIDEILPVAEIIRRTVAEFEAGLERLTARHLGAAVPA
- a CDS encoding TetR/AcrR family transcriptional regulator, which gives rise to MVAPRSHGAGAAPSVGQQERREAGPLTGKGQARKAALLDAAARVFERRGFLDTRVADIVAEAKVAQGTFYTYFDSKDAVFQAVATRVVGEMLVALHADHPNPSATPYQRAFAAMERFVDSYRPRARIIALIEQVGTFTPELKSLRLQVREAFVDRAARGIAHQQQQGIADASLDPVLTAEVLGAMVDHVCYVWMNLGKEFDREALLKMLTVVWIRAIGAEEPAEDAAEPVVEAVPAG
- a CDS encoding MFS transporter, giving the protein MAARRPSYRWAVVAALGVVLGVSVGISFYGVSVYLEALTRGPGAFSLATVSAGTSAFLLVSGVAGLGVAALLERVDVRWVLAGGALLAAGALLALGSVATPAGLVLAYAALGVGFAATGTIPASTLITRWFPERPAVAMSLAFTGLPVGGAVLTPAIAALVRSLGVAGAAPWLAGAYVVGIVPVAVAVLRSPPGTAAGAADDGGEGVRAALRTPWFWLATTGLMLGMLGQVGALSHLFNAVTERLDAVAAAAAVSTMALASLAGRVLGSALLGRVRLTAAAALLLGLQCAATLGIAAAPSLAAVVVSTVAFGLTVGNMQVLHPLLVAERFGARHYGRILALSNLGVSCGMAFGPLLVGAVRTGTGAYLWAMAAAAAAAGFGGLLVLLLLRVTRRAPAPVLDAVRT
- a CDS encoding CaiB/BaiF CoA-transferase family protein, with product MESTGTPAALPLAGLRVLECGDTLAAAYAGRLLSDLGAEVVKAERPEGDPLRALGPFVGGIPDADLSVSAAYFHAGKRSVLVTPPDDGELARLVTRADVVLRSTRDGVDWVPDELLADDRLLVVDVSSFGRIGRPGPHPTDDLLASAAAGLLSVNTWSLSDPTAGPLRYRGELASVHAACAAVLATLGALVERDRSGRGQRIDVSAQAAVSSVLATAMSRYGYTGTLPVRQGTRSVGPWGFYACADGTVLIQCTKDEEYRRLVELLGGPEWGELEIFATMADRDANSDVLDVFLGEALAAYPLEDFLAAAHRARVPAAPVHSGADVLAWDHLQARDSLHPVRVSDASRAAELPVPGPAWRFGGGGPAPRGPAPRLGESPAGSLWDDAATGAHEGRPPARRPLEGVRVIDLTWVWAGPYSTMQLAHLGAEVIRVETTTRVDVTRLLPPFADDVPGIDRSGYFNQYNQGKKSVALNLREPRGMQLLRQLVATADVVVDNMAAGSLARMGLPWEQMRELNPRLVAVSMTGFGESGPYADHMAYGSLIDALSGTAAANGPVGGGPADFVMSLPDPMAGVHTAIATVAAVRQARRTGVGTRVETAMLEACLAAFPQPVLYAAVGSAAPVIGNRDDERSPHGIFPCAGDDEWLVVSVADDDQWRALAAVVGGPELAADPRFADLRSRRVHESALEALVGEWAARQDAAKAADALRAAGVPAEQVLHVDEVFRSEPLLTRGHFTTHDHPVIGPRTLPGVPWVTSLSDMAPAAASPALGQHTREVLAGVLGLAESEIDELVAAGVTV